The genomic region CGCGCCCCGCCGGCGTCCACCCAGGCCTGATCGTCGAGCGGCTCGAGCATGGGGTTGCGGAAGGCGGGCAGGAGGAGCTGCTCCACCAGCCGGGCGGTCAGCTTCCCCCCGCTCCCGTGCCCCATCAGGATCTCCCGGACCTCGGTGAGCGGGACCGGGCAGGCGCCGAACGGCGCGGCGGCGTCGCTAGAGGACATCGTCCTCCCCGAGGGCGAGGTGGACCTCGTCCCAGAGCAGGTGCAGGAGCAGCGTGTGCGTCTCCTGCACGCGGTGGATGGACCAGGTCCTCACCACGAAGAGGTGGTCGCAGAGGTCCGGCATCCGCCCGCCGTCGCGCCCGGCGAAGCCGATGGTGAGGAGCCCGAGCTCGCGGGCGCGCCGCAGCGCCCGGTTGACGTTGGACGAGGCGCCGGAGGTCGAGATCCCGAGGGCGGCGTCGCCGGGCCGCGCCTGGATGGCGAGCTGGTCCACGAAGATCTGCGAGAAGTCGGCGTCGTTGCCGATGGCGGTGAGGGCCGGGGTGGACGAGGTGAGCGCCAGCGCCGGCAAGGGTCGGCGCTTCTCCACGATGGGGTGGACGAACTCGACCGCGGCGTGCTCGGCGTCGCAGGCCGAGCCGCCGTTCCCGAAGGCGAGGAGCCGCCCGCCGGCGCGGAAGCGCCCGGCCAGCGCGCGGGCGCAGGCGGCGAGCGGCTCCGCCTGCTCCTCGAAGAAGCGGAGCTTCACCTCGGCGCTCTCGCGCGCCTTGCGCAGGATGGCGTCCCTCACGGCCCGGCCGGCGCGGCGGCGCGCCCCTCCGGCGCGGCCTCGAGGTACCGGCCGTACTGGTGATAGGCGGCGCAGGCCCCCTCGGCCGAGACCATGGTGGCGCCGAGCGGGCGCTGCGGCGTGCACTCCCGCCCGAAGGCGGGGCAGTCGCAGGGCTTCTTCAGGCCGCGCAGGATCTGGCCGCTGATGCAGAGCGGCGACTCGCGGGTGTCGATGGCCTCCACCTCGAAGCGGCGCTCGGCGTCGTAAGCCCGGTACTCCCAGGCGAGCCGGTAGCCGCTCTTCGGGATCGCCCCCACCCCCCGCCACTTGCGGTCCCCCACCTCGAACACCTCGTTCACCAGGTCGCGCGCCGCCCGGTTCCCGTCCCAGGCGACGGCGCGCGCGTACTGGTTCTCCACCTCGGCCCGCCCGGCCTCGAGCTGGCGCACCGTCATCCAGATCCCCTCGATGAGGTCGAGCGGCTCGAAGCCGGTGACGACGATGGGCACCCGGTAGCGCGCGGCGAGCGCCTCGTACTCGCGGCAGCCCATCACCGCGCAGACGTGCCCCGGCCCGAGGAAGGCCTGCACCCGGTTCCCGGCCGACTGCAGGATGGCTGCGATCATCGGCGGCACGAGCACGTGCGAGACCAGCACCGAGAAGTTCTCCACCCGGTCCTGCCGGGCGCGCCAGACCGCCATCGCGTTGGCCGGGGCGGTGGTCTCGAAGCCGATGGCGAAGAAGACCACCTGCTTCGAGGGGTTCTCCTTCGCGATCCGGACCGCGTCGAGCGGCGCGTAGACCACCCGGACGTCGGCGCCGCGGCTGCGGAGCGTGAGCAGGTCGCCGCGCGAGCCGGGGACGCGCAGCATGTCGCCGAAGGAGGTGAAGATCACGCCGGGGCGGCTCGCGATGGCGTGCGCCTTGTCGATCATCTCCAGGGAGGTGACGCAGACCGGGCAGCCGGGCCCGTGCACGAGCTCGATCCCGGGCGGCAGCATCCGGTCGATGCCGTAGCGCACGATGGAGTGGGTCTGCCCGCCGCAGACCTCCATGATCACCCAGGGCCGGGTGACCGCGGCGGCGATGCGCCGGGCGAGCCCCGCGGCGCGCTCGGGATCGCGGTACTCGTCCACGAACCTCACGGCGGCTTCCCCCCGGCGTCCGCCGGCGCCCCGCTCCGCTCCCGGTCCGCCCGGTCGGCCGTCAGCTCGGCGGTGTGCCCCATGACGTCGAGGGCCCGGTAGGCCCGCTCCGCCTCCTCCCGGTCGATGCGCGAGATGGCGAAGCCCACGTGCACCAGCACGAACTCGCCGGGGACGGCGTCGGGCAGGCACTCCAGGCAGACCTCGCGGACGATGCCGGCGAAGCGCACGTCGGCGAACCGCACCGGCCCGTCCGTCCGGACCGTCAGGATCTCGCCGGGGATGCCGAGGCACATGGCCCTTAGAACGTGGCGGGCCGGGGCGGCGTCACAAGCTCTCTTCACGGGTCGGCGCCGGTCGGGAGGGAGCGCCCCGCCGCGCCGCCGCCTCGGGAGCGCACCGCGCGCGCCCCGCCCGGTTGCGGCGCGGCGGCGGGGCGTCCACGTTCTCCACCCGGAGGGCTTCCCGCATGGCCACCAAGTCGGGCGTGGACGAGGTCCACATCCTCTGGATCTCGGAGGGGATGAGCTGCGACGGGGACACCGTGTCCATCACGGCCGCCACGCAGCCCGCGATCGAGGACGTGGTCCGCGGGCTCATCCCCGGGCTGCCCAAGGTGCACCTGCACAACAAGGTCCTCGCCTTCGAGCTCGGCGGCGAGCCGTACCTGGCCGCCTTCCGCCAGGCGGCGCGCGGCGAGCTCGGCCCCTTCGTGCTGGTGGTGGAGGGCTCGATCCCGAACGAGCAGATCAACGGCGAGGGCTACTGGACCTCCTTCGGCAACGACCTCGAGACCGGCGAGCCGATCACGATCAACGCGTGGCTCGACCAGCTCGCCCCCAAGGCCTGGGCGGTGGTGGCCATCGGCACCTGCGCCACCTACGGCGGGATCCACGCCATGGCCGGGAACCCCACCGGCAGCATGGGGCTCGCCGACTACCTCGGCTGGAACTTCCGCTCGCGCGCCGGGATCCCGATCGTGAACGTGCCCGGGTGCCCGGTCCAGCCCGACAACTTCATGGAGACCCTGACCTGGCTCCTCTACCAGGCCGCGGGCGAGAACCCGATGATCCCGCTCGACGAGCAGCTCCGCCCCACCTGGCTCTTCGGGAAGACGGTGCACGAGGGCTGCGACCGGGCCGGCTACTACGAGCAGGCCGACTTCGGCCTCGACTACAACTCGCCCAAGTGCCAGGTGAAGATCGGCTGCTGGGGGCCGGTGGTGAACTGCAACGTGCCGAAGCGCGGCTGGATGGCCGGCGTCGGCGGCTGCCCCAACGTCGGCGGGATCTGCATCGGCTGCACCATGCCGGGGTTCCCCGACAAGTTCATGCCGTTCATGGACCAGCCGCCCGGCTCCACCGCCTCCACCGGCCTCGTGACCGCCTACGGCAAGCTCATCCGCAGCCTGCGGGCGCTCACCAACGCCACCGTGAACGAGGAGCCGCGCTGGCACCACCGCCGGCCCGAGCTCACCACCGGGTACGAGCCGCGCTGGCCGCACCGCTCCGAGCGGTCCCCCGCGCCGGCGCACCACTAGCACCACCCGCAGCAGGCAGGAGAGGGAGGCAGGGGATGCCCGGCGGAACCGAGGTACAGCCGCAGCGCAAGCTCGTCGAGATGGCCTGGGACCCGGTCACCCGGATCATCGGCAACCTCGGCATCTACACCAAGATCGACTTCGAGAACCGCGAGGTGGCCGAGTGCCGGAGCACCTCCTCGCTCTTCCGCGGCTACAGCGTGTTCATGAAGGGGAAGGACCCGCGCGACGCCGGCTTCATCACCAGCCGCATCTGCGGGATCTGCGGCGACAACCACACCACCTGCTCCGTCTACGCGCAGAACATGGCGTACGGCATCAAGATGCCGCCGCTGGCGGAGTGGATCTACAACCTCGGCGAGGCGGCCGAGTACATGTTCGACCACGCCATCTTCCAGGACAACCTGGTGTTCGTGGACTTCTGCGCGCAGATGGTGAAGGAGACCAACCCCGGCCTCCTCGAGCGCGCCGACCGCACCGACGCGCCCCACGCCGACGTCCACGGCCACCGGACCATCGGCGACATCATGCGCTCGTACGACCCCTTCACCGGGAAGATGTACCTGGAGGCGCTCGCCATGAGCCGCCTCACCCGCGAGATGTTCTGCCTCATGGAGGGGCGCCACGTGCACCCCTCCACGCTCTACCCCGGGGGCACGGGCACGGTGGCCACGCCGCAGGTCTTCACCGACTACCTCTCGCGGCTGATGAAGTTCCTCGACTTCGTGAAGCGGCTCGTGCCGCTCAACGACGACCTGCTCGACTTCTTCTACCAGGCGCTCCCCGGCTACGAGCAGGTGGGGAACCGCCGCGTCCTGCTCGGCTGCTGGGGCTCCTTCCAGAACCCGTGGGTCTGCGACTACCGCTACGCCAACATGACGAAGTGGGGCCGGGCCATGTACGTCACCCCGGGCATCGTGGTGGACGGCAAGCTCGTCACCACCGACCTCGTCGAGATCAACCTCGGGATCCGGATCCTCCTCGGCAGCTCGTACTACGACGACTGGGAGCAGGAGGAGACCTTCGTCCAGGAGGACCCGCTCGGCAACGCCGTGGACAAGCGCCACCCCTGGAACCAGACCACGCTGCCGAGGCCGCAGAAGCGCGACCTCGAGGGTGGCCGGTACAGCTGGGTCATGAGCCCGCGCTGGCACGACGAGCGGACCGGCGACCACCTCGCGCTCGACACCGGCGGCGGCCCCCTGGCGCGGCTCTGGGCCACGGCGCTCGCCGGCCTGGTGGACACGCCCTACGTGAAGTCCACCGGCTCGAGCGTCCGCATCTCGCTCCCGCGCACCGCCTCGTTCCCGGCGATGGACTACGAGTGGAAGATCCCGCAGTGGTCGAACACCATCGAGCGGGACCGGGCGCGCGCCTACTTCATCGCCTACGCCGGCGCGATGGCGGTGTTCTTCATCGAGGAGGCGATGAAGCTCATCCGGCAGGGGGACGTGAAGGTCTTCCAGGACTTCGAGGTGCCGGAGGACGGGATCGGCTGCGGCTTCCACGAGGCGGTCCGCGGGGTGCTCTCGCACCACCTCGTCATCCGCGACGGCAAGATCGCCAACTACCACCCCTACCCGCCCACCCCCTGGAACGCGAGCCCGCGCGACAGCTTCGGCACCCCCGGGCCGTACGAGGACGCGGTGCAGGGGCTGCGCCTGTTCGAGGAGAACGGCCCCGCGTCGTTCAAGGGGATCGACGTCATGCGCACCGTGCGCAGCTTCGACCCCTGCCTCCCCTGCGGCGTCCACATGTACCTGGGCCCGGGCCGGCTGCTCGAGCAGCGGCACTCGCCGATGCTGGGGCTCGGCGCCCTGAGGTGAGCCATGCGCAAGAAGAAGCTGCTCGGGAACCTGAAGGTGGGGCGGGCCGACGTGTCCCCCTCGGCGCCCTCCCACGTGCGCGGCGTGCGGGAGGGGAACCAGCCCGGCGCGATCGACCGGATGAGCGGGCTGCACCCCCACCCGACCGACGCGCGCTTCGCCACCGGCACGGCGGAGCGCTCCACCGGCATCAACGCCCGCGCGCGGAACCCCATCGACCCGGCGAGCCCGAACCTCTCGCCGTCGTAGCCCCCGGGAGCGGCGGCCATGGCCTCGGCGGAGACGGCGGAGACCGCGGG from Anaeromyxobacter paludicola harbors:
- a CDS encoding D-sedoheptulose-7-phosphate isomerase; this encodes MRDAILRKARESAEVKLRFFEEQAEPLAACARALAGRFRAGGRLLAFGNGGSACDAEHAAVEFVHPIVEKRRPLPALALTSSTPALTAIGNDADFSQIFVDQLAIQARPGDAALGISTSGASSNVNRALRRARELGLLTIGFAGRDGGRMPDLCDHLFVVRTWSIHRVQETHTLLLHLLWDEVHLALGEDDVL
- the hypD gene encoding hydrogenase formation protein HypD — encoded protein: MRFVDEYRDPERAAGLARRIAAAVTRPWVIMEVCGGQTHSIVRYGIDRMLPPGIELVHGPGCPVCVTSLEMIDKAHAIASRPGVIFTSFGDMLRVPGSRGDLLTLRSRGADVRVVYAPLDAVRIAKENPSKQVVFFAIGFETTAPANAMAVWRARQDRVENFSVLVSHVLVPPMIAAILQSAGNRVQAFLGPGHVCAVMGCREYEALAARYRVPIVVTGFEPLDLIEGIWMTVRQLEAGRAEVENQYARAVAWDGNRAARDLVNEVFEVGDRKWRGVGAIPKSGYRLAWEYRAYDAERRFEVEAIDTRESPLCISGQILRGLKKPCDCPAFGRECTPQRPLGATMVSAEGACAAYHQYGRYLEAAPEGRAAAPAGP
- a CDS encoding HypC/HybG/HupF family hydrogenase formation chaperone → MKRACDAAPARHVLRAMCLGIPGEILTVRTDGPVRFADVRFAGIVREVCLECLPDAVPGEFVLVHVGFAISRIDREEAERAYRALDVMGHTAELTADRADRERSGAPADAGGKPP
- a CDS encoding NADH-quinone oxidoreductase subunit B family protein, which translates into the protein MATKSGVDEVHILWISEGMSCDGDTVSITAATQPAIEDVVRGLIPGLPKVHLHNKVLAFELGGEPYLAAFRQAARGELGPFVLVVEGSIPNEQINGEGYWTSFGNDLETGEPITINAWLDQLAPKAWAVVAIGTCATYGGIHAMAGNPTGSMGLADYLGWNFRSRAGIPIVNVPGCPVQPDNFMETLTWLLYQAAGENPMIPLDEQLRPTWLFGKTVHEGCDRAGYYEQADFGLDYNSPKCQVKIGCWGPVVNCNVPKRGWMAGVGGCPNVGGICIGCTMPGFPDKFMPFMDQPPGSTASTGLVTAYGKLIRSLRALTNATVNEEPRWHHRRPELTTGYEPRWPHRSERSPAPAHH
- a CDS encoding nickel-dependent hydrogenase large subunit, whose protein sequence is MPGGTEVQPQRKLVEMAWDPVTRIIGNLGIYTKIDFENREVAECRSTSSLFRGYSVFMKGKDPRDAGFITSRICGICGDNHTTCSVYAQNMAYGIKMPPLAEWIYNLGEAAEYMFDHAIFQDNLVFVDFCAQMVKETNPGLLERADRTDAPHADVHGHRTIGDIMRSYDPFTGKMYLEALAMSRLTREMFCLMEGRHVHPSTLYPGGTGTVATPQVFTDYLSRLMKFLDFVKRLVPLNDDLLDFFYQALPGYEQVGNRRVLLGCWGSFQNPWVCDYRYANMTKWGRAMYVTPGIVVDGKLVTTDLVEINLGIRILLGSSYYDDWEQEETFVQEDPLGNAVDKRHPWNQTTLPRPQKRDLEGGRYSWVMSPRWHDERTGDHLALDTGGGPLARLWATALAGLVDTPYVKSTGSSVRISLPRTASFPAMDYEWKIPQWSNTIERDRARAYFIAYAGAMAVFFIEEAMKLIRQGDVKVFQDFEVPEDGIGCGFHEAVRGVLSHHLVIRDGKIANYHPYPPTPWNASPRDSFGTPGPYEDAVQGLRLFEENGPASFKGIDVMRTVRSFDPCLPCGVHMYLGPGRLLEQRHSPMLGLGALR